A single window of Halobacterium jilantaiense DNA harbors:
- the gatD gene encoding Glu-tRNA(Gln) amidotransferase subunit GatD yields the protein MTADAGDRVRVERDGLTHEGVLLPSTSPDHLVVKLDSGYNVGVDADAADVEVLEAGVFDDDGDEDASSAVEFDDDLPTIALISTGGTIASTVDYRTGAVTAQFDAEDVLRAVPDLAGRANYRGRVVANILSENMEPSIWRDLAEAVHEEIEAGADGVVVMHGTDTMQFSASALSFMLDTPVPVVFTGSQRSADRPSSDNVMNAVSAVEAAKSDAAEVMVCMHAAESDDRCALHRGTRVRKNHTSRRDAFETVGAEPLGYVNYDEASEDATGDPRGVEFTKAHAERGAADLAIDAGLDPDVELVKFTPGMDEAFFAACEGKDGVVVEGTGLGHVHTDFVETVADLVDDGTTVVMTSQCIEGRVCDRVYDTGRDLLDAGVVEAGDTLPGTAKVKLMWALANSDDPEAAMQEPLAGELTEQSRPWT from the coding sequence ATGACAGCAGACGCTGGGGACCGCGTGCGCGTCGAGCGCGACGGCCTGACCCACGAGGGCGTGTTGTTGCCGTCGACGTCGCCCGACCACTTGGTCGTGAAACTCGACTCGGGGTACAACGTGGGCGTCGACGCCGACGCGGCCGACGTGGAGGTCCTCGAGGCAGGCGTCTTCGACGACGACGGCGACGAGGACGCGAGTTCGGCCGTCGAGTTCGACGACGACCTGCCGACTATCGCGCTCATCTCGACCGGCGGCACCATCGCGTCGACCGTCGACTACCGGACGGGCGCGGTCACCGCCCAGTTCGACGCCGAGGACGTGCTGCGCGCGGTGCCGGACCTCGCGGGCCGCGCGAACTACCGGGGTCGCGTCGTCGCGAACATCCTCTCGGAGAACATGGAGCCGTCCATCTGGCGGGACCTCGCCGAGGCCGTCCACGAGGAAATCGAGGCGGGCGCGGACGGCGTCGTCGTGATGCACGGCACGGACACGATGCAGTTCTCCGCGAGCGCGCTCTCGTTCATGCTCGACACGCCCGTCCCGGTCGTGTTCACGGGCAGCCAGCGCTCGGCCGACCGACCGTCCTCGGACAACGTGATGAACGCCGTGAGCGCGGTTGAGGCCGCCAAGTCCGACGCCGCCGAGGTCATGGTCTGCATGCACGCCGCCGAGAGCGACGACCGGTGTGCGCTCCACCGCGGCACCCGAGTGCGGAAGAACCACACGAGCCGGCGTGACGCCTTCGAGACCGTGGGTGCCGAGCCGCTGGGCTACGTCAACTACGACGAGGCCAGCGAGGACGCCACCGGCGACCCCCGCGGCGTCGAGTTCACGAAAGCGCACGCCGAGCGCGGCGCGGCCGACCTCGCTATCGACGCCGGCCTCGACCCGGACGTGGAACTGGTGAAGTTCACGCCCGGCATGGACGAGGCGTTCTTCGCGGCCTGCGAGGGCAAGGACGGCGTCGTCGTCGAGGGCACCGGGCTCGGCCACGTCCACACGGACTTCGTGGAGACCGTTGCGGACCTCGTCGACGACGGGACGACGGTCGTGATGACGAGCCAGTGCATCGAGGGCCGCGTCTGCGACCGCGTCTACGACACCGGCCGAGACCTGCTCGACGCCGGCGTCGTGGAGGCCGGTGACACCCTGCCGGGGACGGCGAAAGTCAAACTGATGTGGGCGCTCGCGAACAGCGACGACCCCGAGGCGGCCATGCAGGAGCCGCTCGCGGGCGAACTGACCGAGCAGTCCCGTCCGTGGACATGA
- a CDS encoding GNAT family N-acetyltransferase codes for MSVELTIRQAELDDYEDVVAFTSDTWSDRREDGDYIPTIFEDWVESDDEYQRTFVADTGDDIAGLVQFVRLSEHEAWAQGMRANPDYRGSGVGLELVHAGFDWAREHGATVARNMVFSWNVMGLGHSRAAGFAPASEFRWVHPTPDASASPSREVTDDVNAAWRFWQDSDARDALRGLALHTEESWALAELTRDRLAAARDERDGLLVVQDESTGTEGFTFRTRTYEREDDDGVAQTWAEYGVAGWTDRDAAEDLLAAVARDAASVDADRTRVLLPEDVAMVSDVAVTRTEIGDEPDFVMAADLTADYRA; via the coding sequence ATGAGCGTCGAACTCACCATCCGGCAGGCCGAACTGGACGACTACGAGGACGTGGTGGCGTTCACGAGCGACACGTGGTCGGACCGCCGGGAGGACGGCGACTACATCCCGACCATCTTCGAGGACTGGGTGGAGAGCGACGACGAGTACCAGCGCACGTTCGTCGCGGACACCGGCGACGACATCGCGGGCCTCGTCCAGTTCGTCCGGCTCTCCGAGCACGAGGCGTGGGCGCAGGGGATGCGCGCGAACCCCGACTACCGGGGGTCCGGCGTCGGCCTCGAACTCGTCCACGCGGGCTTCGACTGGGCGCGCGAACACGGCGCGACGGTCGCCCGCAACATGGTGTTCTCGTGGAACGTCATGGGGCTCGGGCACTCGCGGGCCGCCGGCTTCGCGCCCGCGTCGGAGTTCCGGTGGGTCCACCCGACGCCCGACGCGTCCGCGTCGCCGAGCCGCGAGGTCACGGACGACGTGAACGCCGCCTGGCGGTTCTGGCAGGACAGCGACGCGCGCGACGCGCTCCGCGGGCTGGCGCTGCACACCGAGGAGTCGTGGGCGCTCGCCGAACTCACCCGCGACCGGCTGGCCGCGGCCCGCGACGAGCGCGACGGCCTGCTCGTCGTCCAGGACGAATCGACCGGAACCGAGGGGTTCACGTTCCGCACGCGGACCTACGAGCGCGAGGACGACGACGGCGTCGCGCAGACGTGGGCCGAGTACGGCGTCGCCGGCTGGACGGACCGGGACGCCGCCGAGGACCTCCTCGCTGCGGTCGCGCGGGACGCCGCGAGCGTCGACGCCGACCGCACGCGCGTCCTGCTTCCCGAGGACGTCGCGATGGTCAGCGACGTGGCCGTCACTCGAACCGAAATCGGCGACGAACCGGACTTCGTGATGGCCGCCGACCTCACCGCCGACTACCGCGCGTAA